GACCTTTTATCGTAATAGAAGGACCTTCCCAGTATACTAAATTCATCGAACTTGAGCTTCCCAAAGCCATCCCCGAAAATAACGGGTGTCGCGCATCTTCGATCCTACAGCGCACAAACCCGCTGCCGCTGCGCCAGTAGTCTAGGTCCTCCGTGTCGGTCGCTTCAACAATATTAAGCCAGTATCTGTTCTCGGAGTTATAGGAGGTCAAGGGCAGATAAGCCCCCCCGCATATTCCCAGATAATGCCCGCGCTCCTTTACAAAAGACCGTATGGCATCGTAGCCTTTATCTCCTAAGCCAGCGTAATAACACTCGCCAGCATCTGGACTCCCTGGAACTATGAAAACATCGTAATCCTTAAGCGCGCCTCTTCGGATATCATTATCATCAACAAAATTAAAGCGAAACCCGCCCCATTTTAATACTTCAACTAATGGAGCAGAAAAATCTTCTCCGGCTCCTCGCCCATTATATAAAGCAATTGAAATCTGCTTGATCTTCAATACAGTCTCTGGCATTTCATCGACACATTCGTAAAATATTTGAGTGTTATCGAAGAGCGCTCGGGCTTCGCTATTATCGTTTACGAAAAATCCACTCTGGTAATAATGCCCCTCTGGCCACGCAGGCGTAGATGAGAAACGGATACCGTTAACAAGCCACCATAATTCTGTTTTTTGCTGTAAAAGCTCATTTATAACCTGAAAATTTTTGCTTATGCTTGTCTGAATAGAAATTAAGCCTATTCTATCTGTTGGCATAAATAACTTTGGCAATTTAATTACCCCTTCTTTTATTTTTATTTATTCTATCCACGTACAGATTGTACAGAGCTACAGATTCCGGCGTGGCACCACCGCTAACCTTTGTCCCAAGTATCAGCGCGACAGAACTAGCTATGAACCCCGGTATTAATTCAAATATATAGGCCGACAGTCCACTATAGTACCAGAAAATAACTGTCACTAATCCTACTATAATGCTTGCGATTGCGCCCGCTTTGTTTATGTTTTTACTGTATAAGCAAAAGAGTACCAAGGGACCAAAAGAAGAGCCTAGCCCCGCCGCTGCAAGAAGAGCGACTGTAAAGACCAAGTCTGACTTAAGCGACATTAGAAATGCCAACAGTGAAATTACAACGACCGCTATTCGCTGC
This DNA window, taken from Cloacibacillus sp., encodes the following:
- a CDS encoding BPL-N domain-containing protein, with product MPKLFMPTDRIGLISIQTSISKNFQVINELLQQKTELWWLVNGIRFSSTPAWPEGHYYQSGFFVNDNSEARALFDNTQIFYECVDEMPETVLKIKQISIALYNGRGAGEDFSAPLVEVLKWGGFRFNFVDDNDIRRGALKDYDVFIVPGSPDAGECYYAGLGDKGYDAIRSFVKERGHYLGICGGAYLPLTSYNSENRYWLNIVEATDTEDLDYWRSGSGFVRCRIEDARHPLFSGMALGSSSSMNLVYWEGPSITIKGHNVCSLAHFESLLASARDNLKPDWKMYDNNMAKQAVTEWYNPISQEIFDKLLCHKCAFAEADHYGHKLLLFSPHPEMGNIGYGPRMDSLNFLLIYNGLIYLAAQ